In Anomaloglossus baeobatrachus isolate aAnoBae1 chromosome 3, aAnoBae1.hap1, whole genome shotgun sequence, one genomic interval encodes:
- the LOC142295791 gene encoding uncharacterized protein LOC142295791 encodes MTSSQRKMAEPGLSDNKNTLKKTKFDLRIVQSFLSRAREERPLLSIPVVELDEHLSTFIRTHRKPDGSEYEAGTLRGILGSLDRHFERSGYPHAIYRSKETKFKKTVSAMRERQSYLKTLSRGPQPGHQGEPLSERDIERLYATGAIGLHSPTALLHMLFFNIGLHFSLRTLEQHGLRWGDITLKSDPQGRKYLEHTKKLSAGRGPAGRLHPVHTMRMQIYESPEQPDRDVVKAYEKYAQERPDRMRDRDAPFYLTPQPDNRPGYARWFKNLPVGEARIRGIMKHLKMAAGLSPQPKSGTAKDEAVNGCGSNGHPVKKDDEEPPYTEPSRCSPPIKEEWEDPAEMSEQEKSLIPGRGVVAFHDVAAYFSTKEWKRLEEWQKDLYKNVMREIHAALEGMGYKIINGDVLLKIKDEGPEERRSEHEQPQDSSISPDILLRVRHEGGDPEEPEEEHEASSPSIPGFDPDLSLWNLKEDSYSPEDGKEPALPSDTDADIISLSQPSFPCNREPLPGISTLCVSTRPRPGKRKRRPPQRRSYEQTVDSEDEGVDEENPKQRLPGRNLSPKERGDWMPHEKVLQCDLCERTFSNRSNMLETQQSCPQCGGTLLLSGGSVPHTTPHQVTGANPSFSRQLQGPVG; translated from the exons ATGACATCATCACAGCGGAAGATGGCGGAGCCCGGGCTCTCTGACAACAAGAACACCCTGAAGAAGACCAAGTTTGACCTGCGCATCGTGCAGTCGTTCCTGAGCCGCGCGCGGGAGGAGCGTCCACTGCTGTCCATCCCGGTGGTGGAGCTGGACGAGCACCTCTCCACCTTCATCCGCACCCACCGAAAGCCGGACGGCTCGGAGTATGAGGCGGGCACGCTGCGCGGCATCCTGGGCAGCCTGGACCGCCACTTCGAGAGGAGCGGCTACCCGCACGCCATCTACCGCTCCAAGGAGACCAAGTTCAAGAAGACGGTGAGCGCCATGCGGGAGCGCCAGTCCTACCTGAAGACGCTGAGCCGCGGGCCACAGCCCGGCCACCAGGGCGAGCCGCTGAGCGAGCGCGACATCGAGCGGCTGTACGCCACCGGCGCCATCGGCCTGCACAGCCCCACCGCCCTGCTGCACATGCTCTTCTTCAACATCGGCCTCCACTTCAGCCTCCGCACCCTGGAGCAGCACGGCCTCCGCTGGGGCGACATCACCCTGAAGTCCGACCCCCAGGGTAGGAAGTACCTGGAGCATACCAAGAAGCTGAGCGCCGGCCGCGGCCCCGCCGGACGCCTGCACCCCGTCCACACCATGAGGATGCAGATCTACGAGAGCCCGGAGCAGCCGGACCGCGACGTGGTGAAGGCCTACGAGAAGTACGCCCAGGAGCGGCCCGACAGGATGAGGGACCGAGACGCGCCCTTCTACCTCACCCCCCAGCCCGACAACCGCCCCGGATACGCACGCTGGTTCAAGAACCTGCCTGTGGGCGAGGCCAGGATCAGAGGCATCATGAAGCACCTCAAGATGGCCGCCGGCCTGTCACCCCAGCCCAAGAGCGGCACGGCAAAGGACGAGGCTGTGAACGGCTGCGGGAGCAACGGCCACCCAGTAAAGAAAGATG ATGAGGAGCCGCCGTACACAGAACCGAGCCGCTGCTCCCCCCCCATCAAGGAAGAGTGGGAAGACCCCGCAGAGATGAGCGAGCAGGAGAAGAGCCTCATACCGGGGCGG GGGGTGGTCGCCTTCCATGATGTGGCAGCATATTTTTCCACTAAGGAATGGAAAAGACTGGAGGAATGGCAGAAGGATCTGTACAAGAATGTGATGCGGGAGATCCACGCTGCCCTGGAGGGCATGG GGTATAAAATCATAAATGGAGACGTCCTACTGAAGATCAAAGACGAGGGGCCTGAGGAGCGGAGATCGGAGCATGAGCAGC CACAAGATTCCAGCATCTCTCCAGACATCCTACTAAGGGTGAGACACGAAGGCGGAGACCCCGAGGAACCAGAGGAGGAGCACGAGGCATCCAGTCCTA GTATCCCAGGATTCGATCCTGATCTTTCTTTGTGGAACTTAAAAGAAGACTCATATTCTCCAGAAGATGGGAAAGAGCCGGCGCTGCCCTCTGACACAG ATGCAGACATCATCTCCTTGTCGCAGCCGAGCTTCCCCTGTAACCGGGAGCCGCTGCCGGGTATCTCCACCCTCTGCGTAAGCACCCGACCCCGTCCTGGCAAGCGGAAGCGGCGTCCCCCGCAGAGGCGCAGCTATGAACAGACCGTAGACTCTGAAGACGAGGGTGTGGATGAAGAGAACCCCAAGCAGCGGCTGCCGGGTCGTAACCTTTCCCCCAAAGAGCGAGGTGACTGGATGCCCCACGAGAAGGTCCTGCAGTGCGACCTGTGCGAGCGCACCTTCAGCAACCGCAGCAACATGCTAGAGACGCAGCAGTCCTGCCCTCAGTGCGGGGGCACCCTGCTGCTCAGTGGCGGCAGCGTCCCTCACACCACCCCTCACCAGGTCACTGGCGCTAACCCCAGCTTCTCCCGCCAGCTGCAGGGCCCGGTGGGGTGA